A DNA window from Betta splendens chromosome 6, fBetSpl5.4, whole genome shotgun sequence contains the following coding sequences:
- the hbp1 gene encoding HMG box-containing protein 1 yields MDESFDPLKCNEELPSSPGCHMDYDDMPELQEVEEDQRSPGLFQVGAGVSHQELSCSPNTNWLAELANIATSPQSPLLKDAPHQRSSPVHIFGNSNSLHSYARPPLASSAPNPSRGHLRERRRVRASSESESGVFSMSSSFSDDEDMAWSHSWPSTAWHCFLKGTRLRFHRGPNVEWQEADELSDDDSDDETMMPSSSSLKRYGSEGLKLVSHEETISFGQAVLKLTFDPGSPDDSPLTAECRLDHPFFVKNKGWSSFYPSLTVVHHGIPCYEMQLGDVCLPPNHPDAINCDDSVVFDTFRSYDFTPLDSSAVYVLSSMARQRRTSLSSGGAVSPDCDKLERSSSPQSSSSKSNRGHTSGTTSGATPTKCKRPMNAFMLFAKKYRVEYTQMYPGKDNRAISVILGDKWKKMKNEERRMYTMEAKALAEEQKRLNPDCWKRKRTNSGSQQT; encoded by the exons ATGGACGAATCTTTTGATCCACTCAAGTGCAATGAGGAGCTGCCGTCCTCACCTGGTTGCCACATGGATTATG ATGACATgccggagctgcaggaggtggaagaggacCAGAGGTCTCCTGGTTTATTTCAGGTTGGAGCAGGAGTGTCTCACCAGGAGCTCAGCTGTTCCCCCAATACCAACTGGCTTGCTGAGCTGGCCAACATTGCCACAAGCCCACAAAGCCCCTTACTGAAGGATGCACCACATCAGAG ATCATCTCCTGTCCACATCTTTGGCAACAGTAATAGTTTACATTCCTATGCTCGGCCTCCTTTAGCCAGTAGTGCACCCAACCCGTCCAGAGGTCACCTCAGGGAGCGCAGGCGTGTCAGG GCCAGCAGCGAATCTGAATCTGGAGTCTTCTCTATGTCCTCGTCCTTTTCTGACGATGAAGACATGGCCTGGTCTCACTCCTGGCCGTCCACAGCCTGGCATTGTTTTCTTAAGG GAACTCGCCTGCGCTTCCACCGAGGTCCTAATGTAGAGTGGCAGGAAGCTGATGAACTTTCAGATGATGACTCGGATGATGAAACCATGatgccttcctcctcttctctcaaG AGGTATGGTTCAGAGGGGCTGAAGTTGGTCAGCCACGAAGAGACGATATCCTTTGGTCAGGCGGTTCTGAAACTCACCTTTGACCCTGGCTCCCCTGACGACAGCCCTTTAACGGCCGAATGCCGACTGGATCACCCGTTCTTCGTCAAAAATAAAG GGTGGTCTTCCTTTTATCCGAGCCTTACTGTGGTGCACCATGGGATCCCCTGCTATGAGATGCAGCTGGGAGACGTGTGTCTGCCACCAAACCACCCAGATGCCATTAACTGTGATGACTCAGTCGTCTTTGACACTTTCAGAAG TTATGACTTCACACCACTAGATTCCTCAGCAGTGTATGTGCTAAGCAGCATGGCCCGTCAGCGCAGGACCTCTCTGTCCAGTGGGGGCGCGGTCAGTCCAGACTGTGATAAACTTGAGCGCTCCAGTTCCCCACAGTCCTCTAGTAGCAAATCCAACAGGGGCCACACCTCAGGGACAACCAGTGGTGCCACACCTACGAAATGCAAGCGGCCAATGAATGCCTTCATGCTCTTTGCCAAGAAGTACAGAGTGGAGTACACGCAGATGTATCCTGGAAAGGACAACAG AGCCATTAGTGTCATCCTGGGTGACAAgtggaagaagatgaagaatgAGGAGCGAAGGATGTACACCATGGAGGCCAAGGCTCTGGCGGAGGAGCAGAAAAGACTCAATCCAGACTGCTGGAAACGGAAGAGAACCAATTCG GGCTCCCAGCAAACTTAG